GCGCGCTGTGTTCTCCAGTCACAGCTGTAAAAActaaaagtgatttaaatgcAATCTAGGTGACTGAAAATAGATGTAAGGATGAAGAGCTCTATTGTCATTTGATGGGCATGATTAATGAAGAGCCCTTCATAAGCTCAGTTTGTGCAGCTCGGATGAAATGTATTTGAACGTGTGGAGAGATGTAAAGACTTAACCAAGACTGACAGCTCACGAGTCAGTCAGCGAGTCAAGAGGTCATGCTTAGCAGTGAACGTTCTCTCCAAAAGGACACCATTGAACAGAACTGCATTGTTATTCCACGTGCTATGGCTTTCATCAAGCGAGAAGCGTGCCACAGAAACGCCTCATCACATTTCCATTCCTGCAGATGACCTTTATACCAGTCAAGCtaatgcaaatgcataaataataacaataataactccTTGGCAGAACTTAAATTGGATGTGTGGGCATCGGAAatgaaatagttcacccaaaatgaaaatccgTCATGGCCTTTCTGTCATTCCAAACCGGTACGAGCTACTTTGATCTGTGTAACACAAAAGAAgctattttgaagaaatattttCTCATGAAATTAAATACACCGTTATAAGATTTACTCTCCAAGTGCTTGCTGGAAACTGGAAATTATTAGCATGGTTTCAGCAAtgcaaatgatttgtttaatgCCGGTGGATTAAACCAACTTCCATTTCCCAAATTTAAGTGGATTGCATGCAATAaaattaagttgtttttaaaactgtgttGCGTTaactttttatgttaaattagGCAAGCAATGAATCCAGTGCTTACTTTCTCAGTAGCTGTATTTTTTAGTAAAGCCAGTTTATTGAAATGTTACTGTTTTCAGGGcaccatttatttatgtatttatttgtttgccgtccattaaaatttttatatatttgttttttaatgtttatcagTTTTAAAAAGGCAAGTCAATTCctttgcattgtgggatacagtaaTTTGTACTGTATGCTCTTGTATATTAGATGTTtgtgtacacatacacatttccATGCAGTACATATGAATCAGACACACGTTACAGCAAAGCAATATCAACACAGACCGCAGAAATTGTTCAAAAGTCAAATATTGTATGTTTGCAATTAATAAGCACACGTGAAGATTGCACCAGTGAAAGGAACTAATTATTCAATCATATTTGATTTAGATGTTGTGATATAAAGCGCACTTTTAGTGTACTTGACTATACCTTTAACTACAAACCTTAATTTTATTCACTCTGTCAATGGAGGAAAAACCGAGGAtttgttttgaaacttttttttttatttacaacgaGTCATATACAGTTCAGCAAAGCGAACCATTTCTCCTTGAAAATGACACATCGCTTTCAAATTTCCTTAAAGAGAGTCATTGTGTGGATGATTGTGTTTAGACCGCATTCAGCAGCATTCATTCAGCGATGATAAACAAACTCCactgttcaaatgtttcaaGGACAGTTTAGACAGTTTCTCTCCTCGTGGCTTTTTCCTCTGAAGGTCCGCAAAGCTCATTCGATATTTTCCCaaaaagacagaataaatgCTCGATTTCCAACCCCGAAGCTCAGCTCTTGGAAACGCTGCGTATACATGGAGACGTCGGTTGCTTGAGATGTTTGGGATGGTTTTAACAACAATGATAGAATCTATCACTGTCTCACGTCACATTAGCAGTCGAGAGTTTGGACACACTTTGTAATTTCTCATAATAACTGTTGCCAGCGTTTTACAATAAAGAACCCCACATTTTTGGTGCCCTCAGAAAATAAGTTATTGTAGTTGATGTGACACAATATGCGATATGAtaaagctacatttaaaataaaataaaaaaatgatttacaataACAACTGTGGAAATGTGCAATCACGTCTATGAAAAGAGTCGATAAAATAGAAGTGTGTGAATTAAAGAAGGGCAATAATGCTTTTACATTAATATCTGCTTCAGTTCagtcattaaatgaaaatacattacataaattaattgcattttgagtcattttttcACCATAAGACTTTTTTACCCTCGCTTAAGAAATGTTTCCGTTAACTTGAAGTTTTTGAGTCCAAGTGCGTCCAAACTTTTGTCTAGTAATGCACATGTATTATACGCGCAGTGCAATTCTGTTTCAGCGATGTCTGATGTTTGCCAATCCGCGTCGCAGAGGTACGCAGAGATGTATTTTAAAGTCGAAACGAGTCACGGAGTTTTTCCTCGCGGATAACGCGTCACATCCCGATCTCCATCTGCACCACGGACACCGCAGGTGGAGCCTCCGCCACCTTTTTCCCCCGGTACACGAGCTTGGCCAGGTTCCGGATGGACGGAGTGGCTCTAAATAGCAGTTTCTTGAGGCCGGTGCGGTACTCCTGGCGGATCAGACAGTACAGCACCGGATTCAGGCAGCTGTTTGTGTGCGCCAGGCACACGGTGATGGGGAACGCGTAGGCCTGCGCGTTGTAAAACGCGTTGCTGAACGGCACCAGGTCGAATTTGatgagcaccccccacagggtCAGAGCCTGGTTGGGCAGCCAGCACAGAAAGAACGACAGAACCACGATGGTGACCGATCTGGTGACTTTGGATCGGCGCTTGTGCCgtcctctctcgctctccgAGCCGGGAATCCCGCTGACGCGCCGCCGCAAAACGAAGCGCAGCAGGAGCAGGTAACAAACGCAGATGATGACCAGCGGAATCACGAAGCCCAGGAGCACCTTTTGGGTTTGATACAGACCCAGAAGCAGCTGCGGGTCCCAGCTACCGGAATCCGAGAAGCGCACGAGGCACAGCTCGTCGTCGGACACCTGCGCCGTGGTGGAGTAAACCGCGTGAGGGATGGTGGCCACCACGGACACGATCCAGATTCCCAAACTGGCCCACTTGACCTCTGCCGAGGCCGTTTTGGGACTTTGCATCCGCAGGGACGAGGACAAGGAGCAGTAGCGCGCAACGCTCATGGCCGTGAGGAAGAACACGCTCGCGTACATGTTCATAGTGGTGACCGAGCTGATGATCTTGCACATGACCTTTCCAAACGGCCACCTGAAGTCCAACGCGGTGTCCACGGCCCAGAACGGAAGAGTCAGGACGAACTGCAGGTCCGTCACGGCTAGACTCATGACGAAACAGTTGATGGACGACTGCTTGAGTCTGTGGCGAGACTGGAGCAGGTAAAGCGCCAACAGGTTCCCGACGAGCCCCAGAGCGCACACGATAAGATAGACGAGAGCGATCACGACGCGCATGGCCATGCTCGAGCTGTCGCCGTAGAGCTCCGGCGCGGATTCTTTGGAGAGCAGCTGCAGCCAGCAGCGGAGAGACAGGTTGTGGAGAGCGGTCCGGTTCGACAGCGCATCGCCCTCGTCCAGCGCCGGTCCGCACGCCGCCAAACCCGGTGCCAACGCGCTGCTGTTCCCCTGCATGGCACGGCTTTACGCGCCCATACGATTACTATAAAATTCCATGTGCTGCACAAGTGCGTTCATAAAAGTCATCCCACGGGTGCAGAGTGTGATCGTCATGCGCGTAAACTCTTTATTCCTGCTTTAAAGCGCGGTCTTTGCGCGAATCTGAGCAGAAGACGCTCCTCTCTCCTCTGACTCTCCGCACCTGAATGAGCTCATGGAGCACCACCAGGCTTTATATAAGGGAGGCCGTCTGCTGTCGCATGGGGGACGttttcaaaaatactgtaatttatttttatttaacctgTAAAAGCTGTATAATATAcgtttggataaaagcatctgccagaTGAATACATGTATATTCAACAAATGCTTACTTTAGAAAACGAACAGCGtagctaacaaaaaaaaaatcatgcctaTAAACAGTCATATATACATTGTCGTTATGTTATCATAAATTGCTTATGGCTGTAATTTTTCTTGGttgcaatttattttgatagttcacTTTAGGCATTCTGCCAACTATAAGTTACttagtaactacatgtcaactagtcctgattaatttgcaactacatgtctactaactctcagagtaagGGGTAAGTTAGGAtaagtttagggttagtagaatacaCATATTTGCCAAATTTCTCATAATcggtatgttgtggacccatcaaagcaaagtgttagaagatattaagcagacagtcttcTAACAGTCAGTTATTTTTTGGAAAAGATCAGTTTTATTTCAACTATTTCTGTAGTATTTTCTGTAGTATGAAAGATTTGTATACTCTTACAATGTGGTTCATGTCGTGAAATAATCTTCTTATCAAGGCGTATAAATAAACATCAGGTTGCCATCGTAACAACATGTGTGTCAGCTTAtgtttcatctttttttcccgTGGTAAGTGATGGTGGAAATGTTCAACAGCTTTTTTTAGCCAAGACTCAAACGTTTGTCTATGCCCAGACCTAAAAGTAATTTAACCCCCGAGAAATATTCACTGCAATATAAactgtgacaactagccccaggTTGTTTAAGAACACCCAAATACCAGAGATGAGATCAAGCAGTGATTCTCCGCATGAAGGAAGTCTGTAGAGAAGACACTACTCTTCCTGGGCTCTGAGAGACATTGATTGATCACGGTAGAGGTGGAGCGGCGATCGACTTCCCTCGAGGCGAGAGTGACACGTTAATTGAGTTTGTTCCAGGACGACTGGCTTCCACTGTACAGATTCTGAGATACACTGACTGGAATGGCTTGACGAAAACAGAGCTGATTTGGAAGGTGTTTTGCAGGCTACCGTTGAGAAATTACGTTATCAACTTTTCgctaaaatcctaaaaaaatcacatccaCTTATACGGTGTTCGTAGCTCGTTCTCCTCAACTgcacacatatgtaaatatgGCGAAATATTCTAATGACCCAGCTGCTGTGATGCCTGTTCATCGAAGGcttaaagaaaaagaggaaatgaatattattttagaatttagtgTTTGATGACTTTCTAGGACATTTCTGTATATTACTTGCCGAAGGGCACAGGTGGATGACATTTATCATATTGGGTTTATTGTTTTACAGAGACATCCGTAGAATGCTATCAGCGATACCTGCCTTCGAAAAagataacaataatattaaaaacacgaTTTATGTTGTTTCTACTACATATGAAGATCGCTtgtgaaattattgcaataggaaggcatatttaaaaatgtgaaaatgttgctttcttcagttaaaaagtcattttgcctagtcaggagagaaatacgcacaaatcaaacacactagatatagatatataacaGTCAGGTATATTCAGAAATCGCATCGTAACATATTATGCAACCGTTTCTACCTGATTCAAATGCATTGTGCATTTAGACAAGGAGCTTTCATTAAGAGAAACTGCACGTCTGGTTATTTGTGCCTGATATGAAATGTGGTACTTCTGATGATGAAATGATGAACGAATGACCTCCAAAGATGGATATCTTTTAACAGAATGATACATTTATCTCCTTGCTATGAGCTCAGCTCCggattcaaataaattaagcttTTGTGGAGATGAATTAAACGATTGTGAAAGTGATCCACTCGACCTGTTTCGATCATAAGCTTTTCAAATCAGCGTCAAAGAAAGCTCCCACGCAAACACCCACGCGAGTGACTCCCGAGGTCCTTTATTTACAACTAGCACTGGTCAgaatattttctcaaaatacaaaagcaatgggaaataaatacattcagataTTCGGTCAAGGTTTTACCATTATGTTGTAAAATCTTGAAACCTTGGAAAATACAAATTCACATACTCCTTTTCAGCCGTGTATATTTTACAATCTTGTATAGTTTTTGCTAAATCGTATGCATTTTACGAGTTGCCAGTTCATATGAATTTCTACTCGGCCCCTTGAGGATAGCCGCTTGGTAAAAATACATAAGAATCGGTGGCCAGATAGCGTTTGAGCGTTGATATTCTTAAAGGGCTACTCCACCCCAAAGTGAAACTTCTGGCATTAATCACTTACAAACAGATAAaacctttgtttgttttcagaacacaattttGGATGAAATTTGAGAAGATTGTGACTGTCTCATTGATTGGGGAAAGCATAAAGGACGTCGCCTGAGCTCTTTATCTGCCAAAAGTGGTTCAAccagaaagaaagcaaaaataactactttattcaacaattcggGACCCTAACGCTATTTTGGAGATGCCAGTCAACGGGGATAGTCTCAAACCtcttaaataaatgtcttaaattgtatgctttttacaggtttggaatgacatgggggtaagtgattattGACAAAACTTTCACTTTGGGCAGGACTAGCCCTTTAATGCTTCAGCTATGCAGTTAGTAATGGAAAAACAACACCGAGGAGTAAAATAAGCGTAAGGGATGAAAAGCCCAAAGGAGAGctgtgcgcaaagaaaacacaGCAGCTCGTTCTGTCCAAGGTTGTGTCGTATTTCCAGGAGCTGCACACAGCAGGCCGTGTTCCAGGAGCCGCCCGCGGTGAGGTTTTGATGCAGAAACCCTGACCTCGTGTGAAACAGGTAATTGTTATTCCTCGCCGCCCCTCTTTTACCTCTAAAGCGCACCGACGTCAGGAGCTGCACATGAAAACCTTGTGCATGTGCATGGAGCGAAAGGCCGATGAATGCTGAGGTCTGGACGCGTGTGCAATACTCCACGGGTCCAATTATGCACGTATTCCGATAGTCATGCGGCAGCTGCCCCGGAGGTTGGTGGAGGTGGAGCGAGGAAGAGTGAATACCTGCTTGAACAAACGTCGATTCGGGGGTTAACATCCGCTGCTTGTTGCGTGCAATACTAAATGGACCGTGCGtggagcaacaacaaaaaaaaaacattcaaaaacctCTTTGACCGTGAGTCAAAATGCTCGAGGGAGTTCTGCGCGAaacaaaataacacagaaaagCAAGCCCTTGAGATAAATTTTACGGCCGATAGATGCAGAGACAATATTGCTTGATATAAAATCCCATTAACTGAGCGCGTGCGGATGCTTGATTGTTCTCGAATGACAGGGGCTCCGTGCATCAGACCGAGCTGATGAAGCGGCCGATG
This window of the Puntigrus tetrazona isolate hp1 unplaced genomic scaffold, ASM1883169v1 S000000846, whole genome shotgun sequence genome carries:
- the rxfp3.2a gene encoding relaxin-3 receptor 1 yields the protein MQGNSSALAPGLAACGPALDEGDALSNRTALHNLSLRCWLQLLSKESAPELYGDSSSMAMRVVIALVYLIVCALGLVGNLLALYLLQSRHRLKQSSINCFVMSLAVTDLQFVLTLPFWAVDTALDFRWPFGKVMCKIISSVTTMNMYASVFFLTAMSVARYCSLSSSLRMQSPKTASAEVKWASLGIWIVSVVATIPHAVYSTTAQVSDDELCLVRFSDSGSWDPQLLLGLYQTQKVLLGFVIPLVIICVCYLLLLRFVLRRRVSGIPGSESERGRHKRRSKVTRSVTIVVLSFFLCWLPNQALTLWGVLIKFDLVPFSNAFYNAQAYAFPITVCLAHTNSCLNPVLYCLIRQEYRTGLKKLLFRATPSIRNLAKLVYRGKKVAEAPPAVSVVQMEIGM